One window of Theropithecus gelada isolate Dixy chromosome 4, Tgel_1.0, whole genome shotgun sequence genomic DNA carries:
- the TDRG1 gene encoding LOW QUALITY PROTEIN: testis development-related protein 1 (The sequence of the model RefSeq protein was modified relative to this genomic sequence to represent the inferred CDS: inserted 2 bases in 1 codon; substituted 1 base at 1 genomic stop codon), with translation MQVIFMFSDIVGTVTAQDQATMKRREAVCTHRHFLGPGKRLPLPPPLGRSIPVEPYPGLPAFAELDLCTLLVPIKISSTLPPGSRLDPQIASSAFPGLGSLGVXDSCGSLVXRASCEMESHYEL, from the exons gaaCGGTCACTGCCCAGGATCAAGCTACAATGAAGAGGAGGGAGGCAGTCTGCACGCACCGCCATTTTCTAGGACCTGGAAAGCGCCTCCCGCTCCCCCCGCCCTTAGGAAGATCCATCCCTGTGGAACCTTACCCAGGCTTACCAGCCTTTGCTGAGCTTGATCT TTGCACCCTCCTTGTCCCCATCAAAATATCCAGTACTCTACCTCCAGGGAGTAGACTTGACCCTCAAATAGCAAGTTCAGCCTTCCCAGGTCTAGGTTCCCTGGGGGTTTAAGATTCGTGTGGTTCCTTAGT TAGGGCTAGCTGTGAGATGGAATCCCACTATGAGCTTTAG